In Scophthalmus maximus strain ysfricsl-2021 chromosome 13, ASM2237912v1, whole genome shotgun sequence, the genomic window CTACTCAAACCTTGTagctctgctgccgctgcaggcCCTTTTAGTCTTTACATACGGTACATGTGAAACACAATGTTTTCTTCACAAAGCTACCGAAGTATGCTCCTATCTAGTCCACACTGCTTCAAAGCATGCCTCCGAATTCTGCCCAGCAACAGAGGGAGAACTGCTTGCCATCAGCACGGAGAGCAGTCCGCTCACAGAGAAGTGAAAGTCAGATAGTTAACCCCAGTATGGTGATCATCATTTGAGGTTTACGTGTGGTGTAAGCGTCCGTGGAAACTGTAAGTTGTCTTCTAGTTTGTTATTGCATTTACCGAACAGAATGATTCAAGAGCAAGAGGGAGCGATGTATTACCTCATTTCCATTCAGAGTGAGCATTTTGCCCATATGGTGTTCAATATAACATGTTTATGGATACAGCAAGTAAGTTAGAGCTGTGTAGTTAAGCGAAGCGagtaaaagaaaagtattttgaGAAGATTGACCAGTCATCATAGCGTTGAAGTTTGAATTCCACCAATAAGAGAAAAGATAGGAGTGATGTGATCATTTCCGTATTCACCCACTTCCTCCTCGATCCCACATGGTGGCTGTTTAGGCTGGAAACTGCTCTATACtgaatttgttgaaaaaaactttttcactgAGCCTATATTTTGTTTAGCACTTGTACTACTGTTATAAGTGATTTTAAACCACTATGCTACTACAGCTAGCTATACAACGTTGTTCTCTTATTTCAATAAACCTATTTTTGCAGCATATTGCATGCGGTGGCCTTTGTAACATTATGTATTTGACATCAACTCACGAGGTCTGTGATATTCTTGCAGAGGTTTGAATTGGTGCTATTTGTAGTTAACAAATGTGGGTACTTTGTATAAAAGTTTGAGAATCCTAGCTAATAAATGCATTGACTTACTGTGTGCAAAAAGTGTTACAACCACATCCGGTCTCCCTACATGGTGCGTTTATTATAAAGATGTTACAGATATCGTgaatgttgtttatttgttatcTGTATATGGTTTATTCTGTTCTGGGTATCTTTCAGAATCCACATACAGACACCTGAAGGAATAATAAAGGAACTCCTCATCACAACAAGGCCTGGTTGTTGGAACCATTTCTTTGTAAAGGCAAACCCAGAGTTCATTGTGGACTCTCCACTGCGTTTCGAACTGTCCAACCAGCACACAACTCGTGCACTGTTTTCCAAATAACATGTGAGTCATGGAGGTGCACTTCTTGACCCATCCAACTGCATGGCCATGAGCAatgggtgaaaatgtaaatttaatcTAGCATTATATTcgttttgttttacagatagCAACCAAAACAatttcccttctcctcctaAGAGCCAATATAGGAAAAGCCTTTTAATGCGTGGTTTATAAACTCGTGTTGTTTgcttgtattattttcttttatacgTCTTTTGCTTATATCTTTTACCGATATTGTTGTATTGTTCTGTGCATTTATGTTGAAGATATGAAGATACGTGCTGaagaaatacagtttttatgaaaacttCTTGGAAACTACTGAAGCTTTGAATTATTGTGCtgataaaacataattttccaATATGAAAAATACTCACGTGAGCTCAAATACTCCTCGATGTAATTGGCAGTGGCCATCCTCCCGGGGAGGTGCTCACACTCCCGGGCGAGCTGCCCGGCGGTGCGTCCCTGGTTGTCGGGCATGCGGGGCTCCGCGGTGCGTCCGATCAGCAGTCGGACCGCGTCCAGGTGACCCGCCGTGGCGGCCAGGTGCAGCGGCAGGTTCCCCCGGTCGTCCACGAGGTCCACGTTGGCCCCGTGCTGCAGCAGCGCGCGCACGGTGTGCGCGAACCCTCCGCGCGCGGCGTCGTGGGTCACGGTGAGACCGAGGACCGGGTCGCGCACGTCGGGGCGTGCCCCCGCCGCAAGGAGAGCCTCAACGACGCTGGTGCTCCCCAACATCACCACCTGCACGACGGAAGAGGGGGGGCGGATGAGTCTGCGGCCTACAGGCGTGTCGCGGCCTAACTCATAGGACCTGACTCAGCTGTTACGCACCATTAGACAGTCAAATAGCATTAGGGGACTATATTGATTTGGCCTATTAACAATTCgactgacatttgaaaaaaaaaagacacaatgggtattttttttttttttttttttacatttgagcaAAATTAGAGCTTCACATAAAATGTACTGTGTAAATAGAAATAATTATTCAGATGTGATACGCTTCAgataccattattattattactcctgctactactactacagtaGTAATGGTTATAGTAAgtatgtaagtaagtaagtaatatTCAATTCATTGActtgtttcattgtttcaaaaccagcaaCTCAAACAGACCCTCAGCCACCATTTTATAATCTCCACCATTCTGTTAAcccttttttctcccactccACCAGTCACCAGCACATTCATTCGACTTTGCAGCTTGCATTTGCTTTtgttagaataataataatagcatgtcctcattatcattattattagtattgttattattttaatcttAATAACTTTCTCAGGATCAAGGGCAAATCTATATGGTGGAACCACATTAACTTGTGAAACTGGTGAAAGTGACATATCATTGTTcccttaaaaacacaaatacgaatataaaatattcaaattaatttacatgATCAAATCTACAATGATTGCATACAGAAAAAAAcgattgatttaaaaacaatttgatcAACCTTATGGGGGAAGGCCTAGCAGAAATGCCTCATGGTCTAACTTCCTCTTTATAACCCCTCAGATTTCTCCATTTGAAAATGCTTTTTGGGCTGCTTAATTTTACACATTGTTGAACAAGGCCTAATCGTATTTTTGAAGCTAAAATGTGATTAGGCTTATAATAGCAAAGATGATATCAGGAAGTTAAACAGGCTGCTTGTCTCCATTCGAGTGAGGAGCAGAATTcgtggaaacaaacacaaatgaaggtGAAGAGAGTCTGTACAGTACCAACCTGCAGTGCAGTtctcttgtatttatttaatccaTTGACATCTGCTCCATTTTGCAGCCAAAACAATACGTCAGGTAGGTTTCCAGAGGCAGCAGCATTGCAGAGCTTGTCAGTTAGAGAGTTTTCAGCCAtgcttgtgaagaaaaaaaaaaatacgaacAGAAGAAGCTGTTGTCAGGTTGTGTGAAAATCCCAAAAACTTATAGCGTCAAATGTACCTATCAAAAACCTCCCgcccacacatacagtacgaGGCATTGACCAGTCATATGCTGCCactgctgagaaaaaaagaaaaaaaggccaagagttttttgttgttgttgaaatgaataaatgaaatatgcaCAATGACAATGCATTTTAGGAGTAGAATATGGTTTCCGATATTTCCAAATATGTCATCACACTTCATATTgtagcttctcttctcttttcccagCTCCATCCAGGAATATACAGATGTGCATCTTAAAGAGTTTTGTCTTTGACATTGTATGTGACggccatgtaaaaaaaaaaaaaaaaaaaaaagcaagaaagaaatTCCGGGTGTTCCAGCTCTATGTCGAAGCCCTGTCTCTCGTGGGAGAGGAAGTCAAGCGGGTCATCTGGAGCCGATGCTGAAATGAATCGAATGAAATAGGTAGACAGCTGGAAGTGTAGACCATCTTTGCCCTTTTCCTATTTACAGTAGCCTAcgtatctatttaaaaaaaaacacacaaaaaaaaaaaagctacctGCGGCTAGAATAAATTTAGAAACCACGAGGTTTAATTTGTAGGATTGA contains:
- the cdkn2c gene encoding cyclin-dependent kinase 4 inhibitor C; its protein translation is MAENSLTDKLCNAAASGNLPDVLFWLQNGADVNGLNKYKRTALQVVMLGSTSVVEALLAAGARPDVRDPVLGLTVTHDAARGGFAHTVRALLQHGANVDLVDDRGNLPLHLAATAGHLDAVRLLIGRTAEPRMPDNQGRTAGQLARECEHLPGRMATANYIEEYLSSH